DNA from Struthio camelus isolate bStrCam1 chromosome 18, bStrCam1.hap1, whole genome shotgun sequence:
TGAGCAAGCAGAGGGTCAGGTGCAATTTTGTGTTAGGCATGTGAAGTTTGACAGAACAGGTGAACTAGCTAGAGAGCCAGCGAAACAAGTAAAACTCCCACGTTTAAACTTCTATAAAGATATTTTTGAATAGAATTTAAGAAGttcaaaaaagaaagagcttGTCAGGACCTAGATGCTTTCCTGTACACAGAAGAAGTCAAACTCAACTTAGTCCATTACTActtatgtttaatttttcttagtCTTATTATAGTCTTAACTTGTGTTGGGGTAGCAAGTTCAGACTAATTAGGGTAGTACAGAAGATAAATTTTAAAACCTTTGAGGAAACAACTATTGGTTAAATCAATTGTCCTTTTACTACAAGACAGGCCAAGGATAtgtcagtctttttttctttttttaacactttATCCTTTCTTCTAGTTTTGAAAGCCTTGTTTTCCCTGTTCTCTTGCCTTCCAACTTGACAGTAGTAAATGTTTTCCCACGGAGACTAGAAGGATGCTGCCCTCTTGTATCCCTcttcacacatttttttaaaaaagattcctGAAGTGTTTTTGATGTATAGTTTTACTTTGTTCTAATACCACAGGCTTACACAACTCTTCCTTTATGCTTTGGACACACTGTGGATTCACAGTTCGTTCCCTCCTACTCCTGTTCCGACACTAGAATGAACTAGCTCTGAAGCTAACTTACAGAAGATATtacgttaaaaaagaaaaaaacaacaacagaacatGCACACTATTAGGAATGCTTAGTTTCTCAGATTTTAATAATCCCACTTCCACCCTAGCAATGGCAGTTTGTCAAATGCCTTGAATGAGCCTGTGTTCTAACGTTTTCCTCTGCACAGTTCCAGCGCCCAATCTTTATCCAGCAAGAAGCAGGAACAGTTTATAGTCCAAAGAAATTGCAGCGTTCTATTTGAGGAGCCAAATGCCTCCCCAAGCCTACCAGGTAAATACCACTTGAGAAAGGTTCCAGGAATACAGATGTTCTCCTAAAGAAAACCCTGGAGGTTGGCCACTGATAGAGCAGTATGAATTCCACACGTGACAGCCTAAATAATGCCTTGATAAGCAACACTATTTGCCCATGGTCATGGTGATGCCACTGCCATCTCAGCCCTCCAGTATGCGATTGATTAGTTTCATTTCCTCAGGAGTCATGGGGTTCAGATTAAATCCTTTCAGCTCAGCTTTACctgagagaaagcaagcagaaaatcaGGGTTTTGCTACAAAATAAGTTAAGTAGCTACAAAAGATGTTAAGTAGCCATCACTGCAAGGACTCTAGAGAAGACAGTGATAGCCCTGGAAGTTGATACAGAGTCATTGGAGTAGCTGGAAAGCCTGTTTAGTCTGCTAGTGGATGACAGCTTTGCAACAAGAGCTGCATGGTCCCACAGCGCTGCTTGAACAGGAACAGAATTGGAAAGCGAGGGAAAAGGGGGCTCTAGGAACATACAGAGCGCAGGAGCTCCTCCTGCCATGTAACATCTGCTCCTGGGTGTTCGCTGAGAAGGTTCAAGAATAAGAGCATCTACCTTGAGCTTCAAAGAGACGGTTGACCTTCACACGCAGCTCTTTCCGAAGCTTGTTTATTTCCTCATCCAAGTGCTCCTGAtctgagagaagggagagagcGGTAAGGAGCTGTGGAGTTCTGTGGATGAACACAGAGCTACCCCaactcctggctgctgctgggagatATTCAGGGTCGAAGCCTGAGCATGGGGTGACAGGAGAGGATGCTTGTGAGCTTCATTCTCCTTGCAACCTCGAGCACGCAGGCTTGTTGCATGTTCTCTGCAGCCTATAGAAAAAGTTCACTTTCTACCAAAACGTGCCTCCCTGCGATGCTCTGTCCAGGACAGCAGAACACGAGGAATGCCAAGAATCTCTATTTTTAACTACAGTCAGAAGGTTTTGTGTGCTTCAAAGCCCAGGACTAGACAGAAGCTTGAACGTACAAAAAAGGACACTCCAGAAGTCTGTCTTACCTTTCTGCATCATCTCCTTAGTCTTTGATTTTGGCAGCTCAATGAACATGTTTCCAAAGCAGACCATTGCTTTAtctgaggagggggaaaaagaaggtcCTTGTGGAcaccaatttttttcttcctaatataaAACTATTCCTTTGCACAAGTAGGCTCATGCAGGCCTGGTACCAGGGCCGGGCGTGGGGCGGCCTGGCTCGAGGTAACGGCACACCGGGGCACCCCGGGCCTCACCGTCCGGGTCGGGGTCCTTGTGCAGAGCCCGCAGCGCCTCGCGGTTCCGGTTCCGCTTCACGTCCAGGTCCACGATCTGCAGCGGGAACGGTACGGCTGCAGCGGGGGTCACCCCGGGGGAGCCGCTGCGAGAACGGGGGTCACCGGCGCAGCTGCGGGGGGCGGAAGGGGCGACTGCGGGACGGATGGGGGAACGCAGGGGTTCCCAGAGGGTGCAAGGGGTGACCGAAGGGGTGACCGGGGGCTGGACGAGGGGACCCGGAGGCGGATGGGGGCTGGAAGGTTAGCGGGGCTGAGCGGGTGAGGGCTGCAGGGGCCGTGGCCCAAGGAGACGGGGGGGCCACAGGgggaagcaggaggagctgggggggccTGGAAGGGTCCGGGAGGGATGCAGGGGGCAccaggaggaggcggggggggggatcggGGCGCACCAGCAGGAGCCGGGGGGCACCAGGAAGGTGCGATGCGGCCACAGAGGGCACCAGGAGAAGCCGGGGGGCTagggggggcggaggggcccaGAAGGGTCTGGGGGGCCGCAGGGGGGCACCgcgaggggccgggggggagcaCCGGGGGGGGCGCggaaggggcctggggggggcgggggggcgcggaaggggccgggaggcggcgggaggggccgcagggggccgggggggcgccggcggggccgggggggcggtaGCGCACCTGCTGCCGCGCCGCCAGCACGTCCTCGGCCAGCTCCTCCACCTCGGCCAGGTAGCGCAGCACGAAGGCCGGGTCCCGCGCCATGGCGGCCCCggggcgaggccgggccgggcccggtccgccgcgctccccgccgggcggcagccgcggccgcgCACGCAGGTTCCGGGGCGAGaggcgccgccccgcggccggcaccggcaccggcaccgggggcAGCGGGACgctgcggggcccggcccggcccggcccggctcgctcCAGCGcactgcagccggcagcgcctggctgcgccgccggggcggccgtcCCTGTCGCCATGCCTGTCCCCaacctgtccccatccccgtccccatccccatccggtccccatccctgtccttgtccccatccccatccatgtccccatcccgtccccatcccatccctgtccccgtccccgtccccatcccgtccccatccctgtccttgtccccatccccatcccgtccccatcccatccctgtccccatccctgtccccatcccgtccccatccctgtccttgtccccatccccatctctatccccatcccatccctgtcccctttcctgtccccatccctgtccccatccccatcccgtccccatccctgtccttgtccccatccctgtccttgtaaccgtccccatccctgtccccatccccattcccgtccccatccccatcccgtccccatccctgtccttgtccccattcccatccccttcccgtccccatccctgtccttgtccccatccccatccctgtccttgtccccatcccgtccccatccctgtccttgtccccatccccatccccttcccagccccatccctgtccttgtccccatccccatccctgtccccatcccgtccccatcccgtccccatccctgtccttgtccccatccccatctctacccccatcccatccctgtcccctttcctgtccccatcccatccccatccccatccctgtccccatccctgtccttgtccccatccccatccctgtccccatccccatcccatccctgtccccatccctgtccccatccctatccccatccctgtccttgtccccatccccatccccatccccttctcATTTctatccccatcccatccctgtcccctttcctgtccccatcccgtccccatccccatcccatccccatccccatccccgtccccatctctgtccttgtccccatccccatccccatccctgtcccctttcctgtccccatcccgtccctgtccccatccccatcccatccccatccccatccctgtccttgtccccatctccatccccttccccttcccatctctatccccatcccatccctgtcccctttcctgtccccatcccatccccatccccatccccgtccccatccctgtccccatccctgtccccatcccatccctgtccccatccctgtccctgtccccatccctgtccccatcccgtccccatccctgtccttgtccccatccccttcccatctctatccccatcccatccctgtcccctttcCTGTCTCCATCCCTATCcctatcccatccccatccccatccctgtcctcatccccatcctcatccccatccccgacctcatccccatccccatctccatccccttccTATCTCTATCCctatcccatccctgtccctttcccccttttcctgtccccatccctgtccctatccctatcctcatccccatccccctccctgtccctgtccccatccccgtcccattGGGCACAGCCATGTCTGCGCTGCCAGGCCCAAGAgctgctggcaggagccggggctGGTGGTGGCTTTGAGCCTTTTGGAGGGGGGAGGCCGGGCACCGGGCCCGAGAGGGGTCAcagcaccggcaccggcgcctCGCGTCAGCCCTCGGGGCGCAGCGCCCGCCTGCCGCCCTCGCTGGCCGTCTCCCCTCGGTGGCCTGTTTGCCGCGGCGGTGGCAGCTGAGGAGCCGGGGAGGTCTTGTGGCGGTGAGTAAACTCCATTAGCGTAATTAAAGAGGAGCTCTCGTTGATGAGAGGCATCATACTGCACACAGGCAGGAAAGGCGAGGGCCCGGGCTTCGCCGGGCTGTGCTCTGCCGGGTCTCCGGGCGGTTGTTGCTTCGCCCTGAGAAGCGATTTCCCCCACGGAAGCGCTCGGGGTCACGCGGCATCGCGCAGCTCCGGCGCCCGGCTCGGGGTCGCTGGCGGGAAAGGGCTTTGTCACAGGAAACAGTGTGGAATTTGGCTCGTGTTTGAATGCACTTGTGCAAGAGTACTTTATTTGTGCAGTTAGGTGATGTCACCGCGTTTGAATTCCCTCGAGCAGGGCCACGTCTCCCAGCAGCTGGGGGACGCACCGGCGAACGGGAGCAAGGCCAGgcacggccggggccggcgggcgcccgcaGGAGCTCAGCCTGCCGCAGCCGCTGGCAGCAACCTCGTCTCATGCCACGTTGCAGCCAAACGCGGAGCTCTGCAGTGCTTGCATCCCTCCCGGGATGAGGGAAAGGGTCACAGCTCATTCACTTGGATTTCCAAGAGCTTTTGGCGAGGTTCTTAACAAGATGCTGTCAAAACAAAATGGATTGCCTCGGGGTAAAGAGGTAACGTCCCGTTGGGGTTTGAAAACTAGATAAGCTATAGGGTTGTAATTAGTGACACTTGGCGTGCAGAAGAAAGGCTTAATCGCGAGAAAGTGTGTATGGAATTAATCTGGCATGAGTGTGATGGGTTTGGTGGAGGAGGTGAAAAGTGGAATCACATTTTCTGATGGCCGTTTCGTCCTTGACAGCGTGTGAGGGATTGCGAGTGCCCCAGAGTGACCTACAGCAGCGGCCGATGTCACAGCAGCACGTGACACTGCCCGTGTCCCCCTCTCCTGCGCTGGCATCAATCGCAGGGTTTGCTGCCATCACCCGTGAGCACCCAATTAatttacacacgcacacccaaTACGTTTGTGCGTGAACAAACGTATTTAGTTCCTGCATGAGCACCCAATTAATTTACGCCTGTGCATCCAGCCAGCTCACACGTGAGCAGCCGGTTAGCACCACGCCGGCGCGGGACAGCCCTGAGGCCAGCGGGCCACAGACAGCGCCCTGTGCCACGGCAGGCGCACTGAGGAGCCTGGAGCGGGGGCAAGCCAGCCGGAGGCACGGAGGAGCGGCAGGCGGAAGCGTTTCGCACACAGCTGCAGTCTCGCGCGCCGCCCTCGCCTCGCCGGAGCACCTGGGATGGACCGAGTGCAACCCCAGCGAAAACAAGGCAAGCCGAGGCcaggaaggggggaagagaggtgacGGGCTTAATctgagggggaggaaaggggttTCCCTAtgtgtttgtttaattgtttatgtttccttttttctcaatACCCAAATTAATGATTAGAAGTTTGtgttaattggcaataaattaagTACAAGCTGTCCCAGTCGAGATTGCTTTGCCCATGGCGCTCCCCACGGTTAACTCTGAACACCAGGACCGAAGCAGCAGAGACCTTGCGGGAACCTGGTTGGCAGCAGCCGCCGTTTCCCTGCGCTTCGGGTGGAGAACAGACAAGTCTGAAGGGAAAGGTGTCTCTCTTTAACCTCTGCCAGGCTGCTGTCAGACTGTGGATCCACCTTGCAGCCAGACATAGCAGTTAGTTACTTTTAATGGCAGTGGTGGAAAAGATAAATCTGTGTCCATGGGATTTCAGTTATCCCATTGCAAATCGAGTTGGTCTAGACTGAGCTGCTGAGTGGCGCTGTGTATCGAAGCGGGTGGCTTTGCCTGCAGGCCTGGAAGGACTCTGGGAAACAAACCTCACCAGCATCTCAGTAACAGGTAGTGAGTGGCCGTAAGCAGGGAGGGAAGTGCCAGCTGCGGGCAGCAGCCGCGGTGGCCCGGGACCAGCAGTGGACCCCGGTTCAAGGATTTGGCCTGGACAATGGTTTGAGGTCCCCTTGGCCTTCAAGGTGCTGAGATTTTCAGATACATCTCCAGCCCTTTGGAGACTCCTGGCTCAGCAGGGCAGAGCATccccctgcagcagagctggcgctGGGCACCGGCACCTCTGCCCCGGGGCACCGGCATCCTGAGTGGGACCTACTGCCGGCTGGGGGCTGGGCAGAGCAAGGGCCGTGCACGATGCATCTGCACCCagatcccccccagccccactcttGCTCAGGCACGGAGGTGCCTCTCAGATGAAAGCCCTCTGCTCCTCCGTATGTCTCTGCGCATGTGAATAATTTATGCTTTGTCATAAACaatccctctttccccctcctcccgtcctcctcccctcccagcagcatgcacttgtgtttgctttttcttgctgctttctaACAATGTGCCCATGTCAGGCAGATGGGCTCATTAATAGCATCAGGTTgcctttactttcctttttttccccccagtatgTAATAAAGAGCATTAAAAGCGCAGAGGCAATGAGAtcagatttcattttctgcagcTAGGTGGCTCTTCCGGAGCTCAGCCGGCGAGGGCCTGCGGGTCGCAGCGGGAGAACCGGATCCGGCAGGGCCAGCTCGGCCCGGCGGGGCCTCCCTTCCTGCCCTCGGACCGTCCGGGGCCCCGGAGGGCTGCAGCGCAGAGTGGGAACCCCAAGGCGAAGCCGTCCGGCCCCAGCAGGGCGGGAGCGCGCTGCAGGCGTGCGGGGCTCAGGGGCTCTCCaggagctgctctctgcagcttctttcattttaaaattcacacGATCACTCTGGCTGGTGTGGCCCCTCGCAGAGGCTGTGTTCTCCAGCGTTAAAATGCTGCAGGTGACCCCGGGAAGTGCGAAGCGGCTATAAATGCTCTCCCAGGCCCCAGTGTCAACTTCCCGAGCTGCTCCTCAGGCGCTGCTGCTCCAAATGACCCTGTTTACAGGAAGGAGGAAATATCTCACATCAAAGTGGCTTTTAGTCACTTTTCTTTCCAACCCCCGTGGTTTGTGAGCGACGCTGTCACCCCGGGGTGTAACCTCAGGGGCGCTCATACAGGATTTGGACTGTGCAACAATCCTGCTCCCGAATTCCTCTTGTACTTACCTGGGAAAAATCGCTGCGAGGTGCTTGAGCGCTGAGATACTGGGCTTAGGATAAATACCGCAAATCAGCTGAACTAGGGTGTCAGACTAGCCCTGATCGAGTGAGAAGCAGAAACATGTTTTGAGGTGGATTTtgaagctgaaggaaggaaacagtGAAATGAGATGTCAAAAAAAGCCTGGGGACAGCCAGAAATGATGGCAAAGACTCTCCTTCATGAGAAGCCGGCAGCAGGATCGGGGTCCTGGCAGCCCACCCTCGCCTGATGGTCAATGCAGGCTTTTACGTTCACGTGTGCTCCCTGCCTTGCTGCGGTCCCTGCCCCAAGGCAGAGTGCTCGCCCCTCTGAGAAACTACGCGTTTAGCGCATGAGTTACACAGCTGTGCCTCGCCCCCAGCCCAGGCGTTTTGTGAATGCTTGCACCGCTCCTGTAACTTATGGGTAACTGCGGAGCCGCACACTTACATGGTGTTTTGCACTTTCAGGTTGCCCACAAAACACTGATCAACCTTTAATTTGGTAATGACCAAGCTAGGACTTCTTCCTAGGCATATCCTCTTGGCCCCGCTCGCAGCCGCAGTGCTGCCAGGTCTGTCCCAGACGCAGGGCTGGCAATGACATCTTTC
Protein-coding regions in this window:
- the PDRG1 gene encoding p53 and DNA damage-regulated protein 1, whose translation is MARDPAFVLRYLAEVEELAEDVLAARQQIVDLDVKRNRNREALRALHKDPDPDDKAMVCFGNMFIELPKSKTKEMMQKDQEHLDEEINKLRKELRVKVNRLFEAQGKAELKGFNLNPMTPEEMKLINRILEG